GCATGTGCAGCCCGCGAATGTAGAAACCGGTGAGGCCGGTGACTTCCTTCGGGTCGAAGTGATGCCCGCCAGAAAGATGCTTGGCATTCTCGATTTCGATTTCACTCGCATGGGACTTGCCGATGAAGCTGCCAATGACCGGCAGGAACACCATGGCCGTGAGCAGGGCAACCGAAAGGACAATAATCACCATGATCGGCAAATAGCTCATGAACTCACCAATCATACCCGGCCATAGCAGCATGGGCAGGAAGGCGGCGAGCGTCGTGCCTGTCGAGGCAGCAACGGGCCAGAACATCAGCTTGGCCGCCCGGACATAGGCTTCCTGTCGCTTCAGTCCTTCGGCGATCTTGCGGTCGGCATATTCCACGATCACGATGGCGCCATCGACGAGCATCCCCACAGTCAGCACAAGCCCGAACATCACCATGGTGTTCAGTGTCATGCCGATCAGTGAGAGCACGAGGAAGCCCATCATGAAAGAGGTGGGGATCGCGATGCCGATCAGCAGTGCCGAGCGGAAGCCCAACGCAGCCAATACAAGCATCATAACCAGTGCGACAGCGGTCATGATCGAGGATTCAAGCGAGCCCAGTGTGTCGTTGACCGGCTCGGCCTGATCAAGCAGGAAGTCCACCTTGATGGCCGGGTTCCATGTTTTGATCTCGGCCTCAACCGCCTGACGTACTGCCTCGTTATTCTCGATGATGTTGGTTCCCAGGCGCTTGGAAACCTCCACGGTGATGGCGGCCTTGCCATTGACACGCGTGATGGTGGTCGGGTCCTTGAATGTCCGCTTGATCGTGGCGATATCACCCAGTGTAACGACACCTTCGCCATTCTGCTTGATGGGAATGGAGTAGACATCCTCGGCATCCTCGATGAGGCCGGGAACCTTGAGGTTAAAGCGCCCCTTGCCATTGTCGAGGAACCCAGCTGGCACCAGCTGGTTGTTGAGCGAGACCGCATTGATCAGCTCCGTCTGGGTCACATTGTAGGATTCCAGCCGCAACTGGTCGATCTCGACCACCAGCATTTCCTCACGCTGGCCAGACAAATTGGCCTCAAGAACCGTCGAGATGCCTTCAATCTCATCCTTTAACTTGCGCGCATGTTGATAGAGCGTCCGCTCAGGAACCGCACCGGATAGGGCGATGTAGAGAGTCGGCTGTTGCGACATGTTGAATTCGGAAATCGTCGGTTCATTGGCGTCCTCTGGCAATTCTGCCTGTGCCTGATTGACCTTGTCGCGCACGTCCGCAAGGGCTTGGTCCTTGTCGAAATCAATCGAGAATTCGAGCAGAATACCGGCATGGCCTTCTGAGGCTGTCCCGGTTAGCTCCTTGAGGCCATCAAGGCTCTGGAGCTTGTTCTCCATCGGCTTGACCAGCAGACGCGCAGCATCTTCAGGCGAAATGCCACTCTGAGAGATCGAGACATAGAAAATCGGGACGTCAATGTCGGGACTATCTTCCTTGGGGATGCCGATATAACTGGCGATGCCACCCATCACCAATACCGTCATCAGGGTCATGACGACGCGTCGAGCCCGCAATATGGCTTCAAGAATACCCATTGCGCCTACCTTTCAGATTCTGAGCTGGCAAGCTGATTGGCTTGCGCATTGACAATCTCGACCGGCTGGCCATTCTTCACATATTCCTGCCCGACGGTGATGACCTGAGCCTCTTGCGGCAGACCGCCGAGCCACATGCCGCCACTGTCGTTGGACAGGATTTTGACAGGGGTGAACTGTGCTTTGCCATCCACGACCAGCATCACGCCGACCAGACCGTCATCGGAAAGAGTGAGATGCGCCGGACTCATGTGATGGGCCATCACGGGCTTGAGATCGAGACGCGCTTCCGCCGTCACCCCGTCACGCAAAGATTTGTCTTTGTTGGGAATTTCAACCTCAACAAGAAAGGTCCGGGTTTCAATGTCGGAAGCAGGGCTAACATAGCGAACAGTGCCATCCAGTGTTTCGCCGGTGACAAGGCGGACATGGGCCTTTGCGCCTTCCGAAACCTGGGCAATGTCACGCTCGGACACCTGACCGACAACAAGCATCGGATCGGGCTGCATCAGCGTTGCGCAGGCGTCGCCTGCCTTGAGCTGATCCCCGACTTCCGCGATAGTCCCCTGAACAATGCCCGAAATCGGCGCAAGAATCCGAATGCGATCCAGTTCAAGACGGGCTTCCTTGGTGCCCACCAGAGCCGCGTCGCGCTGGGCCTTGAAGGCGGCCAGCTGGGTATCGGACGCATACCCCTTCTTGGAGAGAGCCGCTTTGGCCTGATAGTCGAGTTCGGCCTGAGCAAGAGCCGCTTCAGCCCGAGCCAACGCTGCTTCGCGGGAGCCGACATCGAGTTCACACATGAGGGCACCCTTGTTGACCCACTGACCCTTCTCGATCGGGCGTGCGCGTATAATCGCGGTGGTTTCGGAGCGAACGGTCACCTTGGTGTCCGCTTCCGTGCGGCCTCGAATAGTCAGTGAGGTTTCCATCGGCTCAATGTCGAATGCTGTAACAGCAACCCGTGTTGCCTTGATTTCAGTCTGATGGTTGCGGACCGCAGGAGGAGGTAGGGATCCGTCCTTATCCTGACCACTGAATACGGCCTGTCCGGTTGCCATCCAGCCAACAATGCCCGTTGTGAACAACAGGGCGAGGCCGTAGGAGCCTTTAAGACGCAATGCCATAAGAGTTATCCTCGTTATTTCACTTATTAAAAAGTGTATTCGCACAATAGGTTACGGTGCCGCGGACAGAGTTGCCCGCAGCTGAAATCAGCTTGCCTGTTGTTCGCTTGAGACCAAATTTGCAGCCTGACCTTCCTCTGCCAGTGCCACAAGTTCCACACCATGAGTCTTTAGATAGTCAATCGCTGACTGAAGACAAGCGCGTCCGTAGTCTCGAGCCCAATTTCCTGCATTTTCGAAGACTTCGGACTGTTCAACGTCCAGATTGCCTTCAGTCTGCTGTCGTTCGGGTGAGGTACAGGCGTCGATCAGGCCCATTTCGTCTTCCAGATGCACAATCTGCCGCGCCACTGCGGCCTCCACATCCTGAGGCTTCATGACACCAGCAAACAGCGAAATCATCAGAAACTCGGACCGATAGATATCCGGCTTGTGCGGTTGCATCAATTCGATCAACAGGGCTGCCCGTCCAGCATCCGTGATGGAATAGACCTTGCGTGCCGGTTTGCCGTCTTGCGTTTCATGGCGACAGGTCACCAACCCTTCCGCTTCCAGACGATTCAATGCCGGATAGATGGATCCATAGCTCGCCTCGACGAAAAAGCTGAAGTCGCCTTCCGTCGAAAATTTGCGGATGTCATAACCGGTCTTGTCGCCACAAAAGAGAATGGCAAGACAGATGCTGCGTACATTCATAAGGTATCCTGATCTGAACTTCGGGGCTGTTCGTATCCCTCAACAAAGGGATTAAGGTTTTTTACGATATCGCGGGGCAATATATGCTTGTTTGATATATTTGTCCATCGCATATATCCATGCGATATATGCATGACAGGCATGCGGTAATGCGTCTCAGGATAATTGCTTGATTTCGATGGCAACGCTGCGAGACAATAGAATTGGTCAAAAACTAGAAACCCCAGAGGAGCAGATCCATGCCGATCAACGACCTTGTGCCGCCGGAACGGCGGCAGGAAAAGGGCATTAAGGGCATCTTTCGAGATCCGCTCATGCGGCTGCTGGCGATCAATTGGGTCATCGGGTTATTTGCAACCATCATCGTCTTTGTCGGGCTGATCCTGACCAATGCTGCCGGGCTGCAAGACTTGATTTTCGGTAGCGACGAGCCTCTGATCCCGATGGCTCTGTTGTTCTTTGGGCTGCTGATCACCATTTGCAGTGTCGCGATGGGCATGGCCGTGATGATGGTGCCCAAGGATGACGATGACCAGATCTACTAGGTTACCCTGTGATGGCGCGGTCCCTGCCGCATACCAAGTGTTAACGCTATCACACCCTGTTTGGCGCGAATTGCAAAGGGAAGGTGGGTAAGCCCTGCGCCACCCTTCCGGCATTCATACTTCGCAAACCCTGTCAGCAGAAATGCGCCTCTAGCGTGCAAAATCCCCGCCAGTCTTTACGCGCCACAGAAACTTTCTGCGTCATTCTGAACAAGTAAATTGAACCTGAAGCGTGGTCAGCGCGTTTAATGAATGAAGAAAAATTAAACAGACATATTTCAGGCGGGGGCTAGAACATTGAATTTCAAACGAGGTTTCGAGGCACAAATATCGGCCGATGCGGTGAAGCAGGCCGCGTCCGCATTGGCATTGCAAATTCTGATCAAGGCAAGGGGCAGGGTTGCTGCTGTTGATCCTATCCGGACAATTCAGAAGACCGGGTTGCAGCTGGGGCTTTATTGCCTGTTGGTGGCCGGTTCGCTTGGCGTTGTGGTCAATGGCAGCAAACTGATTGTCGATCAGATTCATGCAAAGATGTTCGAAATGGGCTATGAAGTTGCCAAACAGAATTTGCCGAAAAAGATCCAGACGGCCAGCATTCGGTCTTCGGTCGAATAAAGAGCCATCGTACCATATCAATGAAGGAAGGGCGTCCTGATCAAGACGCCCTTTTTGTTATTCGGTGACTTCGAAAGGCAGGGAGAACTGGGTTTGCTTTTCGGAATTCTGATCCTTTAGGACATAGTGCGAGATATAGTTGCCCGGTTGCAGACCAGTTAGATTGATGGTCAGGGTCAGGTGGATTTCGCGGTTATGCATGCCAAGCGGCACGTTGACTTTGAGAAACTCATTTCGCTGGAACAGGCTCGCCCCTTGTGTGTCCGTCAAATTGTAGTCAACAGCCCAAGCGGCAAAAATCTTGCCATCGTCCCGAACGCCATACCCGAAACCAACCGGTTCTACATAGATGATCTGAGGTTCATTGACCTTGAAGATCGGCACCCGCTCTGAATAGGTGCCATAACCAGTGATGTTGGTCGCAAAGGTCGCTTTCTGGACAAACATCGGAATGCGTTGCCAATAGTCGTCTACGACCGAATTCAGGACCGCATAGGCCGCCTTGGGCTGACCGGAGTTGATCAAGGCGTCGGCCTCTTTCAACCGCTCTGCCGGATCGCTGGTTGACTGAGCGTTGGCAAGGGAAGGGACAGCGCCAATGGCACAAAGAACCAGCAAGAAGCTGGCCAGAAATGAACGCAGACTACGCATGGAATGAGCTCCCCAAAAACACGCGATAATAAGAGATAGACTGAATATAAGGCTAGGTTACCATGGAACGGCAGGGGCGAGAACCAAGGAAATGGTCGCGCCCTGGCCGGTGAATGCTGCCTGCTATGCGTGGCTTTGGCGATATTCCTGTCGCGATTGAACAAGGATCAACTGGGCTGAACGCAGGAACAAGCCTGCCATGGCAATAGCGACCAGAATGTCTGGCCAGGCCGAGTCCGTGACAAACACCATCAGACTCGCCCCCATGACGGCGACATTGCCAATCGCATCATTGCGTGAGCAGAGCCAGACAGAGCGCACGTTGGCGTCTCCATCCTTGTAGCGGCGGAGCAAAAGCACCGAGCCCAGATTGGTTGCCAGGGCCATCAGACCGATGACGCCCATCACTTCAGCCTTGGGAACATCCAGAAACATGATCTGATAGAGCGTCGCGGAAAGCACCCAAAGGCCCATCAGCAACAAGCTGATACCCTTGACCATAGCCGCCGTCGCGCGGACTTTAAGGCTCATGCCAATCACGGCAAGGCTCATGCCATAGGTCAGGCTGTCACCCAGAAAGTCGAGCGCATCGGCTTGCAAAGCCTGAGATCCCGCCAGCTTACCTGCCAGCAACTCTATCAGGAACATGCCGCTATTCAATCCGATCACCGTCCAGAGAATCGTCTTGTAGCGCTGATCCATCCCATCAAACACCGGATTGCCCGAGCAGCCACAGGCAGTGCCCGTTGCCTCTTGTGTGTCATGCATGGCTGTCTGTGCGTGATCATGCGGGTGATCCTTTGCCCCGCCGCAACAAGAGGAGGGGGCAGCCTGCGAGGAAGAATGGGAACAACTTGCGCTCATGATCGTGGCCTTTCTGAACTACTCTTTATCGTAGAGCTGGATTTCAATCAGTCACCATGACTATAATTGCTCTAGTGACTAGAGCTTCAAGGGGCAAAAACGCAAAATGTTTTCGATCGGTGAACTATCAAAGTCGAGTGGCGTAAAGGTGCCGACCATTCGCTATTACGAACAGATTGGTTTGTTGGAACCCACTGACAGAAGTCAGGGCAATCAACGGCGCTATGAAGCGGAGGGACTCAAACGCCTGACCTTCATCAAGCATGCTCGCGATCTGGGTTTTTCTCTCGATGGTATCCGGTCGCTCCTGCAGCTGAGTCAGCAGGAAGGCAAAGCTTGCCGCAAGGCGACTGCCATTGTGCAGGAACATTTGACCGACGTCCAAAAGCGCATCCAGAAACTCCAGCGACTGGAAAGTGAACTCGACCGCATGCTCGATTGTCACGAAAACTGTAAGGCCCAATGCTCCGTTCTGGAAAGCTTGTCTGACCACAGCCATTGCCTGAGTGAGCACTGAGGCGTATAGAAAGGCCTCAATCCTGTGCGTGACCGCACGCCATCAGCAAAAACAGCATTATGCCTTGTCCATGAAGGGATCGGGCAAGAGGGGTGCGGCTCTATGAACTGGTCTGTCTATCTGTCCGGAGAAATTCACACCAACTGGCGCGAGGAAATTGAGGCTGGAGCCAAGGCGCTCTCCCTCCCGGTCTCTTTTGCGGCCCTGGTTACCGACCATGGTGCTTCGGATGATTGCGGCGTGGAAATCCTTGGTGCCGAGGCTGACAAATTCTGGCACGATCACAAGGGCGCGCAAATGAATGCCATTCGCACCCGTACCTTGATCGAGGCTGCCGACATCGTCGTCGTTCGGTTTGGCGACAAATATCGCCAGTGGAATGCAGCCTTTGATGCAGGCTATGCCGCGGCCCTGGGCAAGCCGATCATCGTCATGCACAATGACGAGCATCAACATGCCCTCAAGGAAGTGGATGCAGCCGCTCTTGCGGTCACCAAGACGCCAGAGCAGGTTGTTCGCATTCTCAATTATGTCATTGAGGGAAAGCTGGGGTGAAGCGTTCGTCCCGTCCATCACTCAATGCAGGGCGCAATAATCAAATTAATTGATACCCTATAAAAATCAATTCATATGACGGATGGGTCTGGCCCGTCTATAAAGAATCCATGTGTGCAAAAAGACTTACCGATGACAGTATGACGCCCTCGCGCCTGTTTCTTGCAGGCGCCGCGCGCTCTGTCCCGATCATTCTCACCGCAGGGCCATTCGGGGCCTTGTTCGGTGCTCTGGCCATCGAAAACGGACTGACGGTCTTTGATGCTGTGTTGATGAGTTTGACCATCTTTGCCGGGGCAAGCCAGTTGGTCGGCCTTGAGCTGTTTGGCCAGAATATTCCCGGCTGGATCATCGTCCTGTCGATCTTTGCGGTCAATTTCCGTCATATCCTCTATTCCGCAGCCATCGGCCACCATCTGGCCAAATGGTCTTGGCCCAAGCAGATCGCCGGTTACTTCTTCTTGGTTGATCCGGCCTTTGCTGAATCCGAACAGCGCGCAGAGAAGGGGGAGGATGTCCAGTTTGCCTGGTATCTCGGGCTGGTCATTCCGACCTATCTGGCCTGGAATCTGTTGACCTTTATGGGCGCAATCTTTGGCAATTTTTTACAGGATTCCTATCGCTGGGGCATCGATTTCATCTTGCCGATCTATTTCATGGGACTGGTTATGGGCTTCCGCCGCCGGTCCTTCTGGTTGCCAGTGGTTGTCGTCTCTGCCTCCGCCTCGATCATCGCCAGCAAGACCATCGGCTCCCCTTGGCATGTCTCGGTTGGAGCGGTTGCCGGTGTGCTTCTTGCTGCCTTTGTATCGCCTGCAGCACGCGCCAAGCCGCAAAAGATTGATCCGGCGACCGACCGCATCGATCTCAACGCTGCCAAAAATGAAGAGGGACAGGCATGATTTCGAGCACCCTTCTGATCATAATTGGCGGTGCCATCGTCACCTTCATGACCCGCATTGGCGGCTATCTGGTTTTGTCCCGGTTTGAAACCATTCATCCACGGGTGCAGGCGGGGTTGGACGCCGTGCCCGCTGCAGTTCTCACCACATTGGTTGCCCCTGCCGTGGTCAATGGTGGTCCCAACGAGTGGCTCGCCTTCACAGCCGCGGTGATTGCGGGCCTGCGCCTGTCCATGGTGCCGACTGTGATGATTGGCACTCTGCTGCTTATTGTCTTGCGTTATTTCAATGGCTAGGATCGCCACCCGACCATTTGCGAAACAAGGTTTGACGGCATGAAAATCGGAATCCTGGCGACCTCTGCCCTGAATGAAGATCTGGCTGCACGGTTCGGCGACTTGCCATCGATGTTTTCCAAATTGCTTTCACCGCAAGACAGCAGCCTGACATTCGAAACCTTTGCTGTTTTTCAAGATGTGTTTCCCTCAACCATCGAGGCCTGTGATGCGTGGCTGGTTACCGGATCGCCCAACAGTGCCTATGAACGCCTGCCATGGATGCTGAAGCTGGAAGACTTCATCCGCCAGACATTGGCCGCCGGCATTCCGATGGTTGGCATCTGCTTTGGTCATCAGATCATGGCGCAGGCCATGGGGGGCAGGGTTGAAAAGGAACAGCAGGGCAAATGGGGCATTTCTGTCCATGATTACAGCCTCTCGCTGAATGGCTCCGAGCGTCCCGGATGGATGGATGGCGATGCGACACGCTTTGCCTTGCAAGCTTCCCATCAGGATCAGGTGACCGCATTGCCCGAAGGGGCAGAGCGGATCGCAGGCAATGATTTTTGTCCCAACGGCATGATGCTCTATGGCAAGGCAGGCCTATCGATGCAGTTGCATCCAGAATTGCCGGCTGACTTCATCTCGTTTCTGATAGAAAATCGCCGCGGCTCTGCTATGGATGATGCTGATGCCGACGCTGCCGTGATCCGGGTGGCCGATCCTGTCGATGATCAGTTGATCGCCCGTTGGATCGTCAATTTCATGAAGTCGGCTCATGCCTGATTGCCAGCGCTTTGATGCATGCATGAGCCATATGGTTTAACGAAAACAAAGGAGACAGCCATGTCCAAGCCTGCACTGCCTATTTTTGACGGTCATAATGACACGTTGTTGCGGCTTGAAATGGCCCGGAGGAATGGTGCTCCGATTTCCTTTGTCGATGGGCATCCGAGTTTGCAGATTGATCTTCCCAAGGCTACCAAGGGCCATTTTGCTGGTGGTCTCTTTGCGATGTTTGTGCCGCCTATTCTCAATAATGCAGAAAAGAATGATCCCGTCGCCCGTCAGAAAGCCATCGAGGCGTCTGATGCCGTCGATTGGACACTCGGTATGATCGCCGAGGCCTGTCGGCTTGAGCGTGCGTCCAATGGACGGGTGCGGATCTGCCGCTCCCGTGCCGACATCAAGCAGGCCATGGCCGATGAGGCTTTGGCTTTGATGCTCCATATCGAGGGGGCTGAGGCGATCGGTGCGGATTTTAACGCCCTTGAAGCGTTCTATGCTGCAGGCCTTCGCTCTCTTGGTCCGGTCTGGAGTCGGGACAATATTTTTGGCGCCGGTGTGCCGTTCGACTTTCCCGGATCTCCCGATCATGGCCCCGGCCTGAGTGATCTTGGCAAGGAACTGGTACGTCGCTGCAACCAACTTGGCGTGATGATCGATCTGTCCCACTTGAATGAAAAAGGATTCTGGGATGTTCAGAAACTCTCGGACAAGCCTTTGGTCGCTTCCCATTCCAACGTGCACAAATTGTCGCAAAGCCGCCGAAACCTGACCGACAAGCAACTTGATGCCATCGCCGAAAGCAAGGGGCTGGTCGGACTCAACTATGCGGTCGGGTTCTTGCGTTCCGATGGTGAAAAATTCAAACGCGATGTCTCGCTGGATCTGATGGTTGACCATCTTGCCTATCTGGTCGAAAAGCTTGGCGAGGATGGGGTGGGCCTAGGCTCGGATTATGATGGCGCAACGGTGCCCGATGTGGTGGCGGACGTGTCTCTCAACCAGAAACTGATCGATCATATGCGTCACCGCGGGTTCGGTGAAACGCTGGTCGAGAAAATCGCCTTCAAGAACTGGCTAGGCCTGCTGGAGCGCACCGGCATCTGATTGACATTGGCTGGCGGGCAGGGGGGCCATGCCAATCCTGCCACTCTGGCGTTTGCGAGCATTCTTCCATCACAAACAGAAAAGCCCGGTTTTTAACCGGGCTTTTGGTATGCATTCAGAAGCAGTATCGATCTTAATCGTCGAATTCCTGATCTTCGTAATCGTCCTGCACTGGTGCACGTTGCGGGCGCTCGCTGACTTCGCGACCAATACGGTCGGCAATGTGGGCAAGATCAATGAAATGGTCTGCCTGTCGGCGCAGTTCGTCGGCGATCATTGGTGGTTGGGTCGACATGGTGGATACCACGCTGACCTTGCGGCCACGGCGTTGCAACGCTTCAACCAATTTGCGGAAGTCGCCATCACCGGAAAAGATCACGAAGTGATCAACATGCTCGACCAGTTCCATCGCATCGATGGTCAGTTCGATATCCATGTTCCCTTTGATCTTGCGACGGCCAGCAGAATCGGTGAATTCCTTTGTTGGTTTGGTCACCACATGATAGCCGTTATAATCAAGCCAGTCGATCAACGGGCGGATGGAGGAATATTCCTGGTCTTCGGCCAGTGCTGTGTAATAGTAGGTGCGCAGCAGGTAGCCTTTTCCACGAAATTCCTTTAGGAGACGCTTATAGTCGATATCGAAGCCAAGTGTCTTGGTAGTAGCGTATAGATTGGCTCCATCTATGAAGAGCGCGACCTTTTCACGAGGATCAAACACGGATTTTCCTTCTTATGCTGGTTTTCTTTGGACCTAATTCCGTGCGGGAATGGCTGGTTTTGAAGAGAGAATGGCGGCAATTGCCATTATTGTCATTCAAACAATTCCGAACCATCTTTTTGAATGGGCATTCAGATGGTGCAATCACAAGAAACTAAATCGATTCATATCCTATAGGGATCTACCAATTATCACTATCGAGAATTTCAAAATACGGACGAAAACGCAATCTTTTTCAGATATATTACCAGAATTGCCACATTTCAGCGACAAAAAACCATAAACAAAGTGGCGATTTCGTCTGCTTCTCTCTTGTCAAGGACGGCTTTTGCCTTTAATGAGAAGAACGAATCCCCCCAATCAGGAGATAGTCTATGGCACGCGTGACCGTTGAGGACTGCGTCGATAAAGTTGAAAATCGTTTTGAACTTGTGCTGCTGTCCAGCCATCGCGCTCGCATGATTTCAAGCGGATCTTCCATCACGGTTGATCGCGACAACGACAAGAACCCGGTTGTGGCCCTGCGCGAAATCGCGGATGAGTGCGTATCCCCGGGTGACTTGAAGGAAGATCTCATTCATTCCCTGCAGAAATATGTTGAAGTGGATGAGCCTGAGACTGAAGAAGTCCACATGATCACCGCTGATGACGCTGCGACCACCGAATATGATGACGTTCTCTCCGAACCAAAGAGCGAAGTCGTGTTCGACCAGATGTCTGAGGAAGAGTTGCTGCGCGGCCTCGAGAGCCTCGTGCCGCCGGATCGCACCGACGACTGAGTCTTGTCATTGCTGAAGAATTCAAAAAAGCGGTCCAGTGGGATCGCTTTTTTGTTTCGCAATGGCCTGTTCCTATCGAGCCTAATGAGCGGGTTCAAGTCGCTTGCCTTTTTCGTGGGCTTTCACCTATTGTGAACGGATGCTCCCGCTTAATGTGGTGAGAGTGATTTCCCCGCATTCCGTTTTCGGATAATCAGCCCAGTCAGGATCAATTTCGACCATGATGCGTCAGTATGAGCTTGTGGAACGTGTTTCAAGCTACAATCCAAACGCTGATGAGGCTTTGCTCAACAAGGCCTATGTCTATTCCATGCAGAAACATGGCTCGCAAAAGCGCGCCTCAGGGGATCCCTATTTTCTGCATCCTCTTGAAGTGGCGGGCATTCTGACAGATCTGCGCCTTGATGATGGCACCATCGCGGTTGGTTTGTTACACGACACGCTCGAAGATACCGACGCCACCCGGGCAGAACTGGATCACTTGTTTGGTGAGGAAATCGGCAAGCTTGTGGAAGGTCTGACCAAGATCGCCCAGCTCGATCTGGTCTCCAAGCGCACCAAGCAGGCCGAAAACCTGCGCAAATTGCTGTTGGCCATCTCGGACGACGTCCGGGTCCTGATCGTGAAGCTGGCCGACCGGCTGCACAATATGCGCACCCTGCATTTTGTCCCTGAGCATAAACGCCATCGCATCGCTCAGGAGACCATCGACATCTATGCACCACTCGCTGAACGCATGGGCATGCAGGACATTCGCGAGGAACTCGAAGGTCTGTCCTTCAAATATGTCAATCCGGAAGCCTATGAGGCTATTTCGGAGAAACTTGACGACATGCGCGAGCGCAACCAGTCCCTGATCGAGGAAATTGGTGGCGACCTTCAGCACACCCTCGAAGAAAAGGGGATGGCAGCCCGGGTGACGGGGCGCGAGAAAAAGGCCTATTCCATTTTCCGCAAGATGCAGCGCCAGTCGATCGGCTTTGAGCAGCTCTCAGACATCTATGCTTTCCGTGTTCTGGTCCCTGATATCGAAGCCTGTTATCAGGCATTGGGCATTGTCCATACCATCTGGCCATGCGTGCCGGGGCGTTTCAAGGATTATATTTCAACACCCAAACCCAATGACTATCGCTCGATTCATACCACGGTGATCGGACCGGGTCGTCAAAGGGTCGAGTTGCAGATCCGCACCCACGAAATGCA
This genomic stretch from Cohaesibacter intestini harbors:
- a CDS encoding AzlD family protein encodes the protein MSSTLLIIIGGAIVTFMTRIGGYLVLSRFETIHPRVQAGLDAVPAAVLTTLVAPAVVNGGPNEWLAFTAAVIAGLRLSMVPTVMIGTLLLIVLRYFNG
- a CDS encoding type 1 glutamine amidotransferase, with amino-acid sequence MKIGILATSALNEDLAARFGDLPSMFSKLLSPQDSSLTFETFAVFQDVFPSTIEACDAWLVTGSPNSAYERLPWMLKLEDFIRQTLAAGIPMVGICFGHQIMAQAMGGRVEKEQQGKWGISVHDYSLSLNGSERPGWMDGDATRFALQASHQDQVTALPEGAERIAGNDFCPNGMMLYGKAGLSMQLHPELPADFISFLIENRRGSAMDDADADAAVIRVADPVDDQLIARWIVNFMKSAHA
- the rpoZ gene encoding DNA-directed RNA polymerase subunit omega, which translates into the protein MARVTVEDCVDKVENRFELVLLSSHRARMISSGSSITVDRDNDKNPVVALREIADECVSPGDLKEDLIHSLQKYVEVDEPETEEVHMITADDAATTEYDDVLSEPKSEVVFDQMSEEELLRGLESLVPPDRTDD
- a CDS encoding dipeptidase, whose amino-acid sequence is MSKPALPIFDGHNDTLLRLEMARRNGAPISFVDGHPSLQIDLPKATKGHFAGGLFAMFVPPILNNAEKNDPVARQKAIEASDAVDWTLGMIAEACRLERASNGRVRICRSRADIKQAMADEALALMLHIEGAEAIGADFNALEAFYAAGLRSLGPVWSRDNIFGAGVPFDFPGSPDHGPGLSDLGKELVRRCNQLGVMIDLSHLNEKGFWDVQKLSDKPLVASHSNVHKLSQSRRNLTDKQLDAIAESKGLVGLNYAVGFLRSDGEKFKRDVSLDLMVDHLAYLVEKLGEDGVGLGSDYDGATVPDVVADVSLNQKLIDHMRHRGFGETLVEKIAFKNWLGLLERTGI
- a CDS encoding cation transporter, with translation MSASCSHSSSQAAPSSCCGGAKDHPHDHAQTAMHDTQEATGTACGCSGNPVFDGMDQRYKTILWTVIGLNSGMFLIELLAGKLAGSQALQADALDFLGDSLTYGMSLAVIGMSLKVRATAAMVKGISLLLMGLWVLSATLYQIMFLDVPKAEVMGVIGLMALATNLGSVLLLRRYKDGDANVRSVWLCSRNDAIGNVAVMGASLMVFVTDSAWPDILVAIAMAGLFLRSAQLILVQSRQEYRQSHA
- a CDS encoding YtoQ family protein; this translates as MNWSVYLSGEIHTNWREEIEAGAKALSLPVSFAALVTDHGASDDCGVEILGAEADKFWHDHKGAQMNAIRTRTLIEAADIVVVRFGDKYRQWNAAFDAGYAAALGKPIIVMHNDEHQHALKEVDAAALAVTKTPEQVVRILNYVIEGKLG
- a CDS encoding efflux RND transporter periplasmic adaptor subunit → MALRLKGSYGLALLFTTGIVGWMATGQAVFSGQDKDGSLPPPAVRNHQTEIKATRVAVTAFDIEPMETSLTIRGRTEADTKVTVRSETTAIIRARPIEKGQWVNKGALMCELDVGSREAALARAEAALAQAELDYQAKAALSKKGYASDTQLAAFKAQRDAALVGTKEARLELDRIRILAPISGIVQGTIAEVGDQLKAGDACATLMQPDPMLVVGQVSERDIAQVSEGAKAHVRLVTGETLDGTVRYVSPASDIETRTFLVEVEIPNKDKSLRDGVTAEARLDLKPVMAHHMSPAHLTLSDDGLVGVMLVVDGKAQFTPVKILSNDSGGMWLGGLPQEAQVITVGQEYVKNGQPVEIVNAQANQLASSESER
- a CDS encoding PadR family transcriptional regulator — protein: MNVRSICLAILFCGDKTGYDIRKFSTEGDFSFFVEASYGSIYPALNRLEAEGLVTCRHETQDGKPARKVYSITDAGRAALLIELMQPHKPDIYRSEFLMISLFAGVMKPQDVEAAVARQIVHLEDEMGLIDACTSPERQQTEGNLDVEQSEVFENAGNWARDYGRACLQSAIDYLKTHGVELVALAEEGQAANLVSSEQQAS
- a CDS encoding AzlC family ABC transporter permease, which codes for MCAKRLTDDSMTPSRLFLAGAARSVPIILTAGPFGALFGALAIENGLTVFDAVLMSLTIFAGASQLVGLELFGQNIPGWIIVLSIFAVNFRHILYSAAIGHHLAKWSWPKQIAGYFFLVDPAFAESEQRAEKGEDVQFAWYLGLVIPTYLAWNLLTFMGAIFGNFLQDSYRWGIDFILPIYFMGLVMGFRRRSFWLPVVVVSASASIIASKTIGSPWHVSVGAVAGVLLAAFVSPAARAKPQKIDPATDRIDLNAAKNEEGQA
- a CDS encoding MerR family transcriptional regulator, whose amino-acid sequence is MFSIGELSKSSGVKVPTIRYYEQIGLLEPTDRSQGNQRRYEAEGLKRLTFIKHARDLGFSLDGIRSLLQLSQQEGKACRKATAIVQEHLTDVQKRIQKLQRLESELDRMLDCHENCKAQCSVLESLSDHSHCLSEH
- a CDS encoding NYN domain-containing protein, translated to MFDPREKVALFIDGANLYATTKTLGFDIDYKRLLKEFRGKGYLLRTYYYTALAEDQEYSSIRPLIDWLDYNGYHVVTKPTKEFTDSAGRRKIKGNMDIELTIDAMELVEHVDHFVIFSGDGDFRKLVEALQRRGRKVSVVSTMSTQPPMIADELRRQADHFIDLAHIADRIGREVSERPQRAPVQDDYEDQEFDD